The Alkalihalophilus pseudofirmus nucleotide sequence AATAAATATCATATTAAGTCGTTTATAATCAATGATTTTGGCATGTTATATGAAATGAATAGATTTGAAGGTAACTCACTTAACATTAGACTTGGCCAATTGCTCAATTATAACCAATATAACTCACCTTGGAGTGATAGAAGCCTAAAACATGAATTAGAAAATATAAAAGTTATAACTAAAGAAAGCAGTTTAGAGGCAGAGTCCATATTAGATTTAATAACGTTATGGAATGTATGTGAAGTTGAAGTTAACCTGAACACCATTTCAGAAAAAGAAAAAATTAAATATCAAAGATACGGGGTAACTGTAAGTGGGGTAGTTAATGCTCAATTATTAGCTGTCAGTAGATCCTGTCATGCAGTAAGGCTATTCGATGGAGAAGTAGGTAGCTGCCAATCATTATGTAACAAGCCATTAAATTTAGAGGCGTTATATAAGTGGGAAAGGTATGACGACCAACTAAAGCGTATGTCTTTAGAAACAAGAAATTCCTTATCCTCATTAAAACTAGTAGGTAATAGTATTTGGTTAGGGAAAAGTCTCTCTGGGAGAAATATTGATCTTCTTAACACAGTATCTTTTGACTTAAGAGTTCAAGAACCACAAGTATTAATCGAGAATTATAGTTCTCTATTTTCAAAAAAGGTCTTAACATAGGTGGAGAAAAGCGATGAAGGTATTCAAAGATCTCATCATGCAAAAAACTACTCTTGTAGCAATTGGTGCTCTTTTATTATTCCAATTAGTTTTCGGTATAGTTTGGCTTACTAGTTATAGTGAAGTACATCAAAGAACTAATCTAGCCACAATTGGGGTCATTAGTGAGAGGGTTGAAGTTAAAGAATTGCTCAACCTGGAAAGCCAAATAGATTTCAATATTAACTATTATGAACAGTTGGACAGTGCCCTTGCTGACTTACAGAGTAACGATATTTTTTTGATCATTCATTTTGACGATGAATTTGCAACTAATTTAGCAACTGAACAAGTTTCTACTTTAAGATATTATATAAACGATGCAAACTCTTTAATGGTAGAGGGTATTGTCACACCGGTGATGATAAGTGTCACAGCAGCTGTTGATAAATTGAATTTACTCAATAGTACGGCTAACATATTGGGATCATTGAATATGCCTCAAGAACAAACTGAGGAAACGCTACAAGTCCTTGCATCTGGTATTGGTTCTACAGTAGAGACTCTAAATCCTATTGAAACGCATGCGGAGAAAATGATACCTCTTATGGTAGTGTTATCTTCATTTGTCGGTTCCATGGTGATGGCTATGTTTATGAATCAGTCAGTAATTTCCTTAAGGACAAAACCATGTTGTAAATGGAAATTGTATGTGTCATGGCTTATTGTAAATCTTCTCAGTGCTATTGTAATTGGATTGATTTCAGGTTTTATAATCTTACTCAGTAATTTGAGTTTTAATGATTTTAGTTTCTTAAATTTCTGGTTGTTCCAATCCATAAGCTTATTATCTTTTATGTTAATAACTGCTTTATTCTTGATATTGTTTAATCAGCTGGGGATGGCTATTAATATTTTTCTTTTGTCCACTCAATTGGTTACGTCAGGAATATTGGTTCCTCAGTTATTCTTAACAGATTTTTATCAAGGTCTTAGCAATTGGCTACCAGCAACTTATATGGCTTCTGGAATATATAAGATATTGTTTACTGATATGAAGGTAACTGGAGAGATCACGAATCTAGTCATATCGATAGCGCTTAGTTTAGTAGCAATATTTATTGTAATATTAATACAGTCGAAACTTAAAGAAGTAAAGAAAAATAAAGTGAAAAGTACTGTGGGTATTTAAATTAAATATATAGTTTAAAGGACGCATTAATTTTATTAATGTGTCTTTTTGAATTCATTTTACAAGAGTTCTTTTGTACAGGCAGCCTCATCAATCATCAAACTAATATTAAGCCCATAATAAGAACCATTAACACCGCCTGAAGTATTCTTGTAATGAGCTGATAGGGAATAGCCTTTCTTTAAGAGAGAGGAATAAATAGAAGAGTAAGGCTTCTTAATATAGCCTAATTGATAGGACCCTTGGCCTGTAACAGTAACAATTACAGCAACTGCATTAGGGAATTCACAAAACTAAGTCACTTGCTGCACAGTACAACGATACTAACAGGGAAGATCTATTAAAGACCACGTACCAAGGAGAATATTGGTATTGTGTACCAATGATTCTCTATTAATAAATTGACCACAAATTGACCACACAATTAAATTATTAATAATAAACAAGGGTGAACTTAAGTAAATAAGTTCACCCTTGTTACATATTCAAATTGCCTAAAGTAAAGCATTTGACCCTGCAGTTTCACAAAGTTAATTGCTTACTTATATGCAGGGCATGATGCCTATTGTGGGCTATAACTACGGCGCCAAGCAGTTTGAGAGGATGCGAGAAACGATATGGCTAACATTAAAAGTCGTTGTCATTTCGTCTCGCCATCTTTTTATCGATGATGATTTTCCCTGCTTGGTTTATGAGAATCTATACAGCAGATCGGGAAGTCATTGAAGCTGGTGCTAGTGCGATGCGGATTTTATTCTTAACCTTCTTTGTTGTCGGTGTGCAAGTGGTCGCCGGAGGACTGTATCAGGCGCTCGGGAAACCAAAGCCAGCCTTGATCTTGTCGCTTTCTAGACAAATCTTATTCCTGATTCCGCTCGTATTAATACTGCCTCGTTTCTTTGGAGTCAGCGGGGTGTGGATTGCGTTTCCGATTGCTGATGTGCTGTCATTTGTGTTAGCGTCTGCGCTGTTATATAAGGATAGGGATACGATTTTAGTTAAGGGACGTGCTGAAGTTGAAAGCGAAGAAAAAGTTATTGGGATAACAAATTAAGGCAATCAATTTTAAATTGCTTTTGGCTTTAGCCGAACATTACCCCTCGACTTTTTGTTAGAGAAAATGCTTTTAAGACGATTGCGTTTAACGTAATCGTCTTTTCATATTTAACTTAGGATATGGATTACTAATAGGAATTGTTTAGTAACAAAAATGATAATTAGAATTCGAAAGTAATAACTGGAAGTCCGATTGGGGATAACTACTATGAAACTCATGCAATAAATCTTATTCTGCTTATATACTCTTAAAGAAGGAATAGGTGAAAACATATGGAGGTCTTAAAAGAGTCAGCTATTATCTTAGCGAGAATTATTACGATTTTCCCCTTATTTTTAATAGTAACACAGTATATGGGCAAACGTTCGATTGGAGAAATGCCTATTTTCGATTTTCTTATCATTATGACCTTAGCCAATGTGGTAGGAGCAGACATTGCTGATCCCAAAGTTGATCATATTTATACATATTTAGCTATTATAGTGATTCCTCTAATACAAAGATTTATTGCCTATTTATCCATAACCCACCGGAAGATAGGGAAAAATATCACATTTGAACCCACATTAGTTATACAAGATGGAAAGCTTTTAGTGGAAAATTTAAAAGGAATTAGGTATACCATCGACAATGTGCTGCAAATGTTACGACAAAAAAATATTTTTGATATAAATGAGGTGAAAATAGCAATTATCGAAGCAAACGGTCAAATAAGTGTGTTGAAAAAAGATAATAAATTGGGAGTAACCATTGAGGATATGAATGTACAAAAGAAAAGTAAAAGTTTGTCATATCCCTTAATCGTAGAAGGGAAAATTTACGAAGATATCTTAATCTATTTAGGTTTAAATCGGCAATGGTTAATTGCTGAATTACAAAAAAGTCGGGTTGCTCAAGTAAATCGCGTCTTCTTCGCTTCCATTAATGATGACCAAGAACTTCACGTATCCTTAAACAATGAACAGCAGCAAATGCCGACTATTTACAACTAATTGAGGGTCCGTTTCAAACTCGTTACTTTCTAATGTTCTTCACAAGAGTAACTCAAATACAAAGCAATTTGCTTCACAGTAGAACAATAGCATTTAAAGAAAAATGAATTTATTATCACACTAAGTAAGGAAACCTTATGATAAAAAAAGCGGTGAGACCCTGCATTACTATAGTAATGCGGAGTCTCACCAGCCCTTCTAAGGAACAAAGGTGTATGTCAGTCAACATATTAAAATGAGTCGTTATGTTCGAAAGACTCGTTATGAAAACATTTTTATTGTTATTTTGAAGTTGGCATCTCAAGAGCAAGTTTTGCTTTTTCTAGGTCATGACTGACTTGCTCGTCAACATCATAAGCATGATACATTTCCTGCTCAATCATATAGGTAGCCACCTCATGATGTAATTGGATCGTTTCATCTAGTTGTTTCTTTAAAATTTTATGGATCTCAGGGCTTGCTGTTTCCGTAATCGCTACTGCATAGCTCCTTACAGCTGCTTTTGCAGTTACTAGAAGATCTGTTGCAATGACCTCATCATTAATTAAATCTTTATTATTGATTTTATCAAGAATACTAGACATAAGCTTATTCTCCTTTCTCTACTTTTTCTAAAATAGTACGCAATTCTTTAACAGCCTCTTGAGATGCAGCGGCATCTTTTTGTAGCAATTGTTTTAGTTTCTTGTCAGAAGCCAGCCCTTGCATCATTGAGGATTTTGCAGCACTAGCTGATTTAATTGTCAGCATTTCATGAACTTCTAACACTTCATGAGCTGCGTAGTTTGTTTTTGCCATCATTGTTGCCTCCTTGTTGTTTTAGAATGTAATGTATGAATTCCACTGTTTTATAAAATAAAACCTATTAATTTTTTATTGATAGACAAAATGTTTAAAAAATAGTGTCGAATACGTGGTGATCATGTATAATAAAGATACTTATTAACAATCTCATATAGCACATCTAGGTCACTTTGTTATAGAAGTGATAATAGGGAAGTTGGTGTAAATCCAACGCGGTCCCGCCACTGTAAATGCTTGATTGCCTGCACATCCACTGTCAATTTGATGGGAAGGGGAAGTAATCGATAAGCATGAGTCAGGAGACCTGCCTAGGTGTTTCGTGTGAAACCTTCGAGGAAAAGGGGAAGCGGTCTAAAACGACTCTATTTTATCTCATTTCAAAAATGGAGTAAGATTAGTACTACTTTAATGTGTAAGCACTCCTCGGCATGGAGTGCTTTTTTGTGTATATGCCGCCTAATTCAACAATATGTTCCACAGAAGAGCTAGAGAGAGAAAATAAGTAATACTACATATTTAGGAGAGGATTTTATGTTGAAAAAGTGGTATGCAATTCTTGCCGCACTTATGCTTGCTTTTGTTTTAACTGCTTGTGGGGAGACAACAGATACAGAGGAGAGTACTGAGCCTGTTGATACAGAAGAAGCAGGTGAAGAAAATGTTGAGAGTGAGAGTGGAGAAACGGGAGATTTTCCTAGAACTGTAACTGATGCTTTGGGAGAAGAGGTTGTTATTGAAGAGAAGCCTGAGAAAATTGTTTCCCTCATTCCTAGTATTACTGAGACATTGTTTAAAATTGAGCAAGGAGAATATGTGGTAGGTCGTACAGATTGGGACAACTATCCTGAAGAAGTCTTAGATATTGAGAGCGTAGGAGATATGAACTTTGATGTCGAGCGTGTCCTATCCCTTAGTCCTGATCTTGTTTTATCCCATGAATCAAATGCACATAGTTCAACTGAAGGATTAGATCAAATCCGTGCTGCTGGTATTCCGGTAGTTGTCATTAACGATGCCAGTTCCATTGATGCCGTATATGAGGCTATCACAATGATTGGAGAAGCATCTGGCGGAGATCAAGAAGCAGCTTCTACCATCGAAGAGATGAAAGAACGTTTTGCAGCTATTGAAGAAAAAGCTTCAGAAATTAGTGAGGAAGACCAGGTAGATGTATGGGTTGAAGTGTCAGATGAGTTATATACAGCTGGAAGCGAAACGTTTATTGATGAAATGCTTACTCTAATTCGTGCTAATAATATTGCTGATACGGAGCAGGGTTGGCCGCAATTTACTGAAGAGGAAGTAGTCACTTTGAATCCACAAGTGATTATTACAACTTACGGGTATTACGTTGAAAATGCTGATGAGAAAATTAAAGAACGTGCCGCTTGGCAAGATGTAGATGCCGTTAAAAATGAGCGTATTTATGATGTGCAATCTGATGAAGTCACAAGGTCAGGTCCGCGTCTTGTAAAAGGAGTAGAGGAACTTGCGTCAGTCATTTATCCAGAGGTATTTGGCGAATAATCACTTTATTGCCTATACAGCAGTACTAATATTTTGTTTTACAGCGTTTATCATAAGCATCGGAAAGGGAAGTGTTGAACTTCCCTTTTCTACCGTTATACACATCGTTTTACAAGAAGGATTACATATACCGCTCAATGCAGTCCTAGATCCTATGCATGTGAATATCGTGATGGAAATCAGGCTTCCGAGGACGCTGCTTGCTATGATGGTCGGCGCTTGTTTAGCCGTTGCTGGAGCAGCCTTTCAAGGTTTTCTTAAAAATCCCCTTGCTGATCCTTATACATTAGGGGTTTCATCAGGGGCTGCAGTTGGTGCGGTGGTCGTATTATTTTTTGGCATCAGCTTGCCGATTATTGGTCAGTTCACATTACCTTTTGTCAGTATTATTTCAGGCTTTTTGACTCTATTTTTAGTTATAGGGTTTGCTAGAATCGTTCAGCGTTCGATGTCGGCTGAGACGATTATTTTAGCAGGAATTATTTTCAGCTCGTTTTTAGGCGCATTTATCTCCTTGATGATTTCATTAACAGGTGATGAGCTGCGGCAGATTATTAATTGGCTGATGGGCAGTGTGGCTATGCGAGGATGGCCCTATGTATACATGATTGTTCCTTGTTTTCTAATTGGTTTTATTATGTTGTTTTTTAACCGGCATGAACTCAATGCACTAGCATTTGGTGAAGAAACAGCCCGTCAATTAGGTGTGAACTTAAAGGTGCGTAAATTGACCATATTACTTGGTGCTACAATCGTTACAGGAGGTGCAGTAGCTGTTTCAGGCACGATTGGATTCGTAGGTTTAGTCATTCCGCATCTGACGAGATTGCTTTGGGGAAGCGACCATAAGCATTTGATTCCGCTCTCAATGTTTGTGGGTGCAGGATTTTTAGCCTTAACGGATCTAACGGCAAGAACAGTTTTAGCGCCAACAGAGCTGCCAATCGGAGTGATAACGGCGATTATAGGCGGGCCAGTATTTGCGCTTATTTTGTTAAAACAACGCAAGATTGGAAGATAAAACGTAATTATGAAAGAGAAAGGAGGAACGTAATTGTTAAATATAACTAATTTAACATTAAGCTACGGCGAAAAATGCGTGATTGAAAATGTATCTTTCAACGTAAATAAAGGAGAGATTTTTGGGATAGTTGGTCCTAATGGCAGTGGTAAAACGACTCTTTTAAAAGCGATTAGCGGCAGTCAGGAGCCCGTGCAGGGGAAGATCATTTTAAATGAAAGATCTCTCACAACCTATCATTCAAAGGAATTAGCTAAACTAATGGCAGTCCTGCCTCAGCAATCTGAGACGGCCTTTACGTATTCTGTATCGGATGTGGTGGCGCTTGGGAGGTATCCCTATCAAAAAGGATGGCTGCAAGGTCTGACGAAAGAGGACCATCAAGTGATCGAGCAAGCTCTTCGTCAGACCGGAACGGAAGGATTTAAAGACATACCGCTTCAATCATTAAGCGGCGGGGAGCGCCAGCGTGTGCTTTTAGCGAGAGCCTTAGCTCAGGAACCAGATATCTTATTACTAGATGAGCCAACGAATCACCTTGATATATCCTATCAAATGAGCTTATTGAATTCGCTTAAGCAATGGTCTAGGGATCGCAGCTTAACGGTCATTGCCGTTCTCCATGATTTAAATATGGCAAGCTTATACTGTGATCGAGTCTTGTTACTAGATGAAGGTCAGACAATCGCATTAAACGAACCGAGAAATGTGATGAAAAAAGAGTCTCTGACTGATGTGTATAAAACAGCGCTTGAGTGCGGAGAACATCCGGCTCATCCTTCACCATTGATTACATTTGTTCCTGAAACAGCTGATCAAGAAAGTCTCTCACCTATCGATCAATTACAGATAGAACAGAATGCACAGTGGATAAAAATAACGAGTCCTTATAGATGGAAGGCGTTATCATCTGCTGTATTAGGGGCAGGGTTCAGCTGGCATAATACGTTTGTTAATCGTCATGTGCATAAAGATTATCAGTGTGATGATGTCATTTCCGAATTTAGACATTACCTTACTGAACGTGAAGTGAGCGGTGAAGATGTGATGGGCATGATGACCGCGGCAATGTTAGAAGATGGAGTTATATTACGTGTGAATGAAAATGGATTAAATATGTTAGTCATGGTGACAGCAGGTACCTCAAATGCCGTCGATGCGACAAGAGCTTTTTCTCACCCGCAGATTGAAAGTAAGGTAGGTACAATAAATACTTGGGTATTTGTGGAAGGGAAGATGCCTGAGTCTGCATACGTTCAAGCGTTAATGACGGTAACGGAAGCTAAAAGTAAAGCGATGTTTGATGAAGGGATTAAAGATGAAGTCACCCAAACGATTGCGACCGGAACGTCTACTGACAGTGTAATGATTGCAGCTAGTCAGGAAGGGGAGGAATTTCCATATGCCGGGACCATTACTCCAGTTGGAAAGTTAATGGCTAAATTGGTATATGAAGCTACAAGAGAGGCGATTGTTAATAACAAAAAGAGGCGGGGGATATGATTTTAAATCATTTGTTGGCTCTAACTCTTGCAGTGATCATTGATCGTCTGATCGGCGACCCAAAATGGCTGCCGCACCCTGTCGTTGGGATGGGGAAAATCATCTCCTTCTTTGAAAAAAGATTGAACAAAGGAAGCCAACGTCGTGTTAAAGGGTTTATGATGATGCTTATTTTACTCATTATCAGCGGCGGTGTCCTCTTTATCATCGTTTATACTGCCTATTCCATTCATACCATGTTAGGAATTATGGTAGAGGCATGGTTTATTTCAACGACCATAGCTGCAAAAGGGTTAAAGCAAGCTGCGCTTGATGTATGGCAGCCTCTTATGAAAAATGACGTAATAGGAGCAAGGAAGTATTTGTCTTATATCGTAGGCCGTGATACTACGAATTTGAAGGAAGAAGAGATTACAAGAGCAACCATTGAAACGGTATCAGAAAATACGAGTGATGGGATTACTGCACCTTTATTTTATGCCCTGATTGGAGGTGCTCCCCTTGCTATGATTTACAGAGCCGTTAATACAGGCGATTCAATGGTAGGGTATAAAAATGAGAGATATTGTGAGTTTGGGTATGCAGCGGCGAAATTGGATGATCTTTTTAATTTGATTCCAAGCAGACTGACTGGATTAATGATGATTATGTTTAATCGTCCTGCGCTAAAACGCAGACGAACAGAGTGTTTCAATGTTCTCTTAAGAGATGCGAAGAAGCACCCGAGCCCAAATAGCGGATGGGGAGAAGCAGCAGCTGCGACACTAATGGGGATCCAGCTCGGCGGGAGAAATGTATATGGCGGACAAGTGTCAGAGCGAGCTAGAATGGGAGACTCATTAATTAAACTTCTTCCAGAACACATACTTGCTGCTAATCGCTTGATGATACGCACAGTGTTCGGATTCACAATTTTATTATGGATGATTGGGGGTATGTGGTATGTCCTTACCTGACCACGGCGCCAACCCTAAGATTTTTACGAAAGCATTAGGAGTGGCTTATGAAGAAGGCTCAATCGATTTTAGTGTAAACACGAACCCTTTAGGTATAAGCAATTATGCGAACCTTACTCAAAGTGATCTTAAAGACGCAATAAGTGCTTATCCAGAACCTCATGCTGAACAATTAACAGAAACTCTAGCGAAGCATCTAAAGGTTGATAAGAGCAGGCTGTTAGCAGGAAACGGAGCGGCAGAATTAATCTTTCATTTGGCCCATCTTTATCAAGGGAAAAAGGTGCTGTTGATAGAACCTGCGTTCAGTGAATATAGAGATGCATGTGAGGCTAATGGCTGTGAAATGGAATCGATCGTGTTAGAGGACCCCTGGAAAATAGATCTCAGACAATTAGAGGGGCGTCTAAATGAGGTTGACCTAATGTTTCTATGTGCGCCTAATAATCCGACAGGAACCACATACGAGATAGAAGAAATCCGAGCAATCCTCAACTTGGCCGCACAACATAACACGATGGTTGTAATAGATGAAGCATTTTATGATTTCCAGGAGAGTAAGCAAACCATCATAAAGGAAATTGAACAATGTAATCATTTAATCATTTTACGATCGATGACTAAAATGTATGGAATTGCAGGTGTACGCCTCGGTTATATGGCTGCGTCTCCTTCAATCATCCAACAAATAAGAAATATTCAGCCGCCTTGGAGTGTGAACGGGCTGGCTCAGCGAATCGGGCTTAACCTCCTGCAGGATTCATTATTTGTAAATGAAACAGCTGCATACATAAAAAAAGAAAGGCTGCAGATGATGACAGAGCTTCGGAGAATGGACTTTTGCGTGTCTGATTCTGTCGTTAATTTTTACTTGCTTAGTGAAAAAGATAAGCGGGATCTTAGACCGCTTATGATCTTTTTAATTGAACATAAAATTATTCCTAGACATACGTACTCTTTTAATGGGTTGAATGGACGTTATTTAAGGCTAGCTGTCAAAACGAGGGAGGAAAATGCAGCTCTCTTATCTGTGTTAAAAAAATGGCGGGATCAATCATGCTAACCTTTATAACAGGCGGAGTAAGAAGCGGAAAGAGTTCTTATGCGGAAAGACGTGCAGTAGATCTGTTCTATAAGGAGCTTTATCGAGTCAAACTGTTTAACAAAGAAAAGGGAGCATTGTATTATCTTGCAACCGGCCTGGCAGAGGATGATGAAATGAAGCAAAGAGTGGAAAAACATCAGCTTCAGCGGAGTAAAACATCCCCGCACTGGAGGGTGATTGAACAGAGTACAAATGTTGCAGAGAAGCTGCCGTTATTTAAACAAACAGATGTTATTTTGATTGATTGTTTAACCACTTTACTGACTAACGAATTATTCAACGATTGGCAGGATGAACCGGATAAATGGAAGGATGCTTTCTACCGGAAAAAAATAGAAACCAAGCTAAAATCGTTTATCACTCATTTAGCTAGAGGAGAATTCACGGCTGTTCTAGTGTCCAATGAGGTAAGTCATGAGCATTTTTTTGATGAATTACCTCTCGTTTATGCAAAGCTCTTAGGCACCTTGCACCAGCATGCAGTGTTCGAGTCAGATGAAGCGGTTCTAGTAGAGGCTGGAATTCCAATTGTAAAGAAAGGCAGGGAGTGACATGAGAGGATTAATGATTCAAGGAACGGCGTCAGATGTAGGTAAGAGCATACTTTGTACAGCCCTTTGCCGAATTCTTTATAATAGAGGGATTAAAGTTGCGCCATTTAAATCGCAGAATATGTCTAATAACTCTTATGTTACAGCTTCTAATGAAGAAATCGGACGAGCACAGGGCATACAAGCAGAAGCAGCTAACGTTCAAGCGAGCGTATTTATGAATCCCATTTTATTAAAGCCGACGAGCGATCAAGAAGCTGAAATCGTTCTATTAGGTAAAAGACAACATACAGCAACAGGTGCCGATTATCGAGAAACATTTTATGAAAAAGGGTTGGAAGCCATTTCTTTCTCTTTAGCTGAACTAAAGAAAGAGTATGAATTTATCGTAATAGAAGGGGCCGGAAGTCCTGTTGAGATGAATTTGAATGATAAAGAACTCGTTAATATGAAAGTCGCCGAGTTAGCCGATGTACCTGTCGTATTAGTCGCAGATATAGACCGCGGCGGTGTCTTTGCCTCTATTGCGGGAACACTTTCTTTATTAAGTAAAGAAGAAAGAAGCCGTGTAATCGGAGTAGTCATTAATAAGTTCCGAGGAGACCGTGCTTTATTTGAGAGCGGCGAAAAATGGATTGAGGAGCATCTGAATATCCCTGTATTAGCTGTGATTCCGCATCTTGTGAATCTTCGAATTGAAGCCGAAGATTCGCTTGCACTGGATCAACTTAAAAAGCATCACTCGCCACAGAGGGAGAGCATAGATATTGCTGTCATCGACCTCCCTTATGTATCAAATCATACCGACTTAGAACCTCTTTTATCTGAAGAAGATGTGTCTCTACGTTTTGTCCAAAGAGGAGAAGAGTTAGGTTATCCTGATGCTGTCATTCTGCCTGGCACTAAAAGCACTATCGCTGCTGTAAGCTGGCTGCATGAAACGAAGCTGTATGAAGCGATTCAGACGTATGCAAAAGATGGGGGATATCTTGTCGGGATATGCGGCGGTTATCAATTAATGGGAGCGTCGATTGTTGATACGGCTGGGACGGATACTGGAATAGTTGGAAAAAAAGTAAACGGGCTTGGCCTTTCTCCGCTTGAAACCGAATTCAGGAAAGATAAAACGACGATTCAATCATCAGGAGAGTTACTGCATTACCGGGAGATAAACAACCCAACCATTAGGGGCTATGAGATTCATTTAGGAGAAACTGTCTACTTAACAGATGAAGTGGTACCTTTCCTTAGATTAAACGGTAAATATGAAGGCGTATACGGGGAATCGGGACGCATAATCGGAACGTATCTGCATCATCTCTATTTCCATGACGAATGGCGGAATACATGGTTAAATCAACTAAGAGATAAGAAAGGGTTTAACAAAAGAGAGGTTGTTTCCTATGAAAAACTCAGAGGACGGGCCTATGATCAGTTAGCTGATTCCGTTTTAAAGGAGCTAGATTTAAATAGCCTATTGAATCGAATAGAGACATGGGAGAAAAGATAGCATGGAATCAATTAAAAATCTAGTAAAAGGTGCTTTGTTAGCTTTTCAATTACTAACTACCATACCTATACCTATGCAGCTTGGCTGGAATGAGAGGCTGGCTCGAATCTCAGTCTGTTTTTATCCTTTAACAGGGCTTGTCTTAGGGGGGTTACTAGGAGGACAGGCTTATCTGTTAGTCCAATACACCAATTTGTCATCCCTGATTATTGCAGCATGGCTGATGACATTTACGTGTATCTATTCAGGAGCTCTGCACCTTGATGGGTGGGCAGATTTCAGTGATGCTGTATTTTCTAGACAGTCTATAGATCGCAAGCTTGAAATCATGAAGGATTCAAGAGTTGGAGCATTTGGGGTCATTTCCTTGCTCTTTTTATTAGGATGGAGATTTTTATTCATTTATGAAGTCATCGAAGCTTCATTATCTGTCTATTGGCTGATTCTTATTCCGTTTTTAACACGTATCATCATGGGCAGTCAGATATTACTTGGTTCATTTGCCAGAAATAATGGAATGGCAGCAGCTCTAAAGCCTGCTCAAACGACGTCAGTGAAGCTTGTATTTTTCAGCTGGGTGACAGCTGCACTTA carries:
- a CDS encoding ABC transporter permease, which codes for MKVFKDLIMQKTTLVAIGALLLFQLVFGIVWLTSYSEVHQRTNLATIGVISERVEVKELLNLESQIDFNINYYEQLDSALADLQSNDIFLIIHFDDEFATNLATEQVSTLRYYINDANSLMVEGIVTPVMISVTAAVDKLNLLNSTANILGSLNMPQEQTEETLQVLASGIGSTVETLNPIETHAEKMIPLMVVLSSFVGSMVMAMFMNQSVISLRTKPCCKWKLYVSWLIVNLLSAIVIGLISGFIILLSNLSFNDFSFLNFWLFQSISLLSFMLITALFLILFNQLGMAINIFLLSTQLVTSGILVPQLFLTDFYQGLSNWLPATYMASGIYKILFTDMKVTGEITNLVISIALSLVAIFIVILIQSKLKEVKKNKVKSTVGI
- a CDS encoding MATE family efflux transporter — encoded protein: MSFRLAIFLSMMIFPAWFMRIYTADREVIEAGASAMRILFLTFFVVGVQVVAGGLYQALGKPKPALILSLSRQILFLIPLVLILPRFFGVSGVWIAFPIADVLSFVLASALLYKDRDTILVKGRAEVESEEKVIGITN
- a CDS encoding DUF421 domain-containing protein, with protein sequence MEVLKESAIILARIITIFPLFLIVTQYMGKRSIGEMPIFDFLIIMTLANVVGADIADPKVDHIYTYLAIIVIPLIQRFIAYLSITHRKIGKNITFEPTLVIQDGKLLVENLKGIRYTIDNVLQMLRQKNIFDINEVKIAIIEANGQISVLKKDNKLGVTIEDMNVQKKSKSLSYPLIVEGKIYEDILIYLGLNRQWLIAELQKSRVAQVNRVFFASINDDQELHVSLNNEQQQMPTIYN
- a CDS encoding spore coat protein, with amino-acid sequence MSSILDKINNKDLINDEVIATDLLVTAKAAVRSYAVAITETASPEIHKILKKQLDETIQLHHEVATYMIEQEMYHAYDVDEQVSHDLEKAKLALEMPTSK
- a CDS encoding ABC transporter substrate-binding protein, whose protein sequence is MLKKWYAILAALMLAFVLTACGETTDTEESTEPVDTEEAGEENVESESGETGDFPRTVTDALGEEVVIEEKPEKIVSLIPSITETLFKIEQGEYVVGRTDWDNYPEEVLDIESVGDMNFDVERVLSLSPDLVLSHESNAHSSTEGLDQIRAAGIPVVVINDASSIDAVYEAITMIGEASGGDQEAASTIEEMKERFAAIEEKASEISEEDQVDVWVEVSDELYTAGSETFIDEMLTLIRANNIADTEQGWPQFTEEEVVTLNPQVIITTYGYYVENADEKIKERAAWQDVDAVKNERIYDVQSDEVTRSGPRLVKGVEELASVIYPEVFGE
- a CDS encoding FecCD family ABC transporter permease; this encodes MRQSFIQRYLANNHFIAYTAVLIFCFTAFIISIGKGSVELPFSTVIHIVLQEGLHIPLNAVLDPMHVNIVMEIRLPRTLLAMMVGACLAVAGAAFQGFLKNPLADPYTLGVSSGAAVGAVVVLFFGISLPIIGQFTLPFVSIISGFLTLFLVIGFARIVQRSMSAETIILAGIIFSSFLGAFISLMISLTGDELRQIINWLMGSVAMRGWPYVYMIVPCFLIGFIMLFFNRHELNALAFGEETARQLGVNLKVRKLTILLGATIVTGGAVAVSGTIGFVGLVIPHLTRLLWGSDHKHLIPLSMFVGAGFLALTDLTARTVLAPTELPIGVITAIIGGPVFALILLKQRKIGR
- a CDS encoding heme ABC transporter ATP-binding protein, with product MLNITNLTLSYGEKCVIENVSFNVNKGEIFGIVGPNGSGKTTLLKAISGSQEPVQGKIILNERSLTTYHSKELAKLMAVLPQQSETAFTYSVSDVVALGRYPYQKGWLQGLTKEDHQVIEQALRQTGTEGFKDIPLQSLSGGERQRVLLARALAQEPDILLLDEPTNHLDISYQMSLLNSLKQWSRDRSLTVIAVLHDLNMASLYCDRVLLLDEGQTIALNEPRNVMKKESLTDVYKTALECGEHPAHPSPLITFVPETADQESLSPIDQLQIEQNAQWIKITSPYRWKALSSAVLGAGFSWHNTFVNRHVHKDYQCDDVISEFRHYLTEREVSGEDVMGMMTAAMLEDGVILRVNENGLNMLVMVTAGTSNAVDATRAFSHPQIESKVGTINTWVFVEGKMPESAYVQALMTVTEAKSKAMFDEGIKDEVTQTIATGTSTDSVMIAASQEGEEFPYAGTITPVGKLMAKLVYEATREAIVNNKKRRGI